The Oncorhynchus keta strain PuntledgeMale-10-30-2019 chromosome 28, Oket_V2, whole genome shotgun sequence DNA segment TCCCATCAAATCATGTCCACATCCTAAAGTATCTACAAAATGACTATGTAACTCATTTAAGttatttggacatgatttgaacatgatttggaaaatgcTAATTTAGTCACTATTGACTTACATCGTATCTAACTTAATTAGATTATAATTagattaccagtcaaaagtttggacacacctactcattcaaggatttttctagatttttttctattttatacataaataatagtgaagacatcaaaactatgaaataacacatatggaataatgtagtaaccaaaaaagtgttgaacaaatcaaaatatatgttatatttgagattcttcaaagtagccacttttGCCATTGAAAAAatctttgcacactattggcattctctcaaccagcttcacctggaatgctttttcaaacatcttgaaggagttcacacataagctgagcacttgttggttgcttttttTCTTCACtgtgcggtccaactcatcccaaaccatctcaattgggtgaggtcaggtgattgtggaggccaggtcatctgctgCAGaaatccatcactctcctccttgatcaaataggccttacacagcctggaagtgtgttgggtcattatcctgttgaaaaacaaatgatagtcccactaagcacaaaccagatagtatggcgtatcgctgcagaatgcggtggtagccatgctggttaagtgtgccttgaattctaaataaattgctgacagtgtcaccagcaagcacccccacaccatcgcacctactcctccatgcttcaccgtgggaaccacacatgcggagatcatccgttcacctactccgcATCTCAAAAGGACACGGCGCttggaaccaaaacatttgactcatgagaccaaaggacagatttgcaccagtctaatgtccattgcttgtgtttcttggcccaagcaagtctcttcttattattagtgtcctttagtagtggtttctttgcagcaattggacCATGAATGCCATATTCACGCAgtcccctctgaacagttgatgttgagatgtgtctgttatttatttgggctgcaatttgtgAGGCTGgtcactctaatgaacttatcctctgcagcagaggtaactctgggtcttcctttcctgtggcggtcctcatgagagccagtttcatcaaagctcttgatggtttttgcaacggCAGCTTTCCACGTTTTGAAATGTTGACATTTTCCCCATTCACTgaccttaaagtaatgatggactgttgtttttctttgcttatttgagctgttcttgccataatatggacttggtattttaccaaatagggctatcttctgtatgccactcctaccttgtcccaacacaactgattgactcaaatgcattaagaaggaaagaaattccacaaattaagttTTAAACAAGGTACATTTTAACTATTTTAAGTTATACTAATGTATACTTATACACTTTTGAAGTGTACAgccgacagaattcagaacatgggccattcttaccgTGTtgtccctgtacaccaagtcagaactgtaggataattaaagggggcatataagcagacaatgaaagctcttacaatattagaTGATTACACTTttcaaaaacaggttataggctacatgtgcaccaccaagtcagaacagtaggtgaaattaagaggtgaaaataaaccaaattattagggtgaggcacatgggctactaacagcttgctacacaacatacacttagtattactttcttagctacagtatacatatctccctagcatattacatcatttatgcagcagcatacaagacatttttggactcaccttcccagctagcacagtggatctgggccgATTCCGGCTGAGAGCCGGGGCACTCGGCTGAGATCATTAACatttcatatttatttatttttccatattttctcgttgtttctgtgatcaaaaaatacaattaacatttacattaaaTTATTTAAGAGTCCTGTTTAAGttgtattttagtattttgataCCTTGTGCAAGGCCACTGATAAGCATTAAAAACTTTGTGGATGGAGCCTCCCGAGtgatgcagcggtctaagacactgcatcacagtgcaaaCTACATTGTTACAGATGCTAGTTCTATACCCATGCTGGCCACGAATGGGAGACCCATGAGCTGATGCACAATTGGCCAGGCATTGTCCgagttagtggagggtttggtTGGCCAGGATGTCCTTGTTGCATCGCACTGTAGTGACTCCTGTGTCGGGCCaggtgcatgcacgctgacacggtcaccaggtgtacagtgtttcctctgacatcaTTGTTTTGGGGGTGGATGGGTATAATTTGTATGAATAAAATGTATAAGAGCAATATTTAAAATTACTAAATCTGtttattttgtatacatttatttaaatttgcATCGGGCCACTTCTGGGGGGGATTCTGGTAAGATGTCGACAAAGTTGTCTGAATTCCGGTAGACAGAAATGGCCTGATGTACTTGGGCTGATTCTGGGcagtcattcattttgattcCGGGCCAAGTCTGAAACCTGATTCCGGAAGAAGGCCGCTTCTGGGCCGATTCCTCATTGCTCGCTgggttgttgtgctgtgctcacttgaacagaaaGGTGGAACGGCGGTCCTTCGTGTGCAAATTTTGTCTTCAAACGATCAAAGTCTGCTATTTTCTGGATGTATAACTTGAAAAaaaaaggttgaatcatgatgacgtcagtgatctgcAGGTCTTAGCTCTAGAAAGAGACATGAGTTCCCGATTTACAATTCCGTTGGATGAAAGTTCAAAACGTAGTTTCCCAGTCGTAGCTCgtttttccagagttcccagttgtcttgaattcactaaagtcagattttgcagttccGAGTTAACAATTGTTTTGAGcgtggcacaaatcatgcttcattgacagcatggccaatgttgaatgtttataattttaaactaggaaaagagacccttattCTTAGACCTGGGACCACACAGATACAGTCACTCCATTCAAtagcagttagccactgattccttccaaaccactcattgttgaatttgcgatttccaacttgttgtgtaatgtttatgtccaatggatGATGAGCACCAATACATTTTATCTATCATTTCTCTTAATTATTTCTCTTCAtgtgacaaggattaaaaaggatttgccagtagaatgtcgacttgattcatgatgatgactgctagctaagattttgaaagtatgatgttgacatgatcagtccaataaAAGCTCCTGTAGATAAAACGTGATTttatgtcattttatctgtggcaaGTGACCTttagccttcttggatgggcacttctaatgtaactgtggcagcacccaaggggctagaattttcgatgtctacccttagacttggctgTGATGTACTGTCCatatgagtgacagaacactgagcaaaTCACAGTGCAACTCTCTGCATTTtatgctggcttgccccaccacaaCAGAaaacactgagctaggctgaaacacctgcattttggagctgccttactcaagaaaacaaaaacgagaccatgtttgtatgcagctttattaactcagtgatatatatatatattatatatattacattgtttgcaaactgatatgtgatatGTATTAATGGCAAAATAACATGCAGAACAGGcaagccccccaaaaaaacatgtggggctcaaaaccggtggggctctgccccacctgccctgaataaCAGGTCGCCACTGCCAACATTCAATGTCTACAATTGGTTTTTACAATGTGTTTGGTTCATCCAGACCAAGTAACAAACAGCATCAGTGTGAACCAGAGTTTGTGAGCGGAGTTGAGCTGTTGGAAATACCGCACTGCTCAGGTGCTCCAGGTCATTTGCAACGTCTCTGCTTCAAACCGCTCTGTGCTCAAAAAAAGAAAACTGCCGCTCGATATTTtctccattcattaaaatcacaatttaaccaacacccatctatttttgTGACTACCCGGGCCTACTATttggttttgaagtattgaaaccaaatcctatgatttgaatgaaaagtgtttgaataaacatgaaaaggtgaatgtaagaagtgcacatgtcatattaaacagcatataaacattccaaataggtcaggagccagacagggagccCAAGAAGGAATGGAAAGGAATTATTCAGACTATATTATGTatattatttcaaggctatagcctacaaagaaataCATTCATTGTGAAGCATTTGCGAGTGTGACACAAAAGGCTGGTAGGAACATAAAGCATTCAACATTGTTGTATTAAATCATTATAGTCTATACATTTCGTATATAGGTTGTGACTTTACTTATAATGAAATACAAATTAAACGAAAAATGACATTTTTGCCTTTGAATTTATTTTTAGAATACATTTTTAGAAACATGAGTTTGGCCtgtctgtggcttcaggctcatgcgaTGGTGCCTGGAGATCGGGCCAGTAGCGGAGAGTACCCATTCCACACTTGCAGGATGCTAAACATCATTTTCGCCATTCTTGACAGGCTGGGCAGAGACCCTGATTTTGGAGTTATTTATATAGGTAGACCTAAAGGTTTTTAAGGCTAAATAACCCAATCAAAACGGAAAGCTTCTTGAATACCGGCATATACCAAGCCTATTGGGCCAACTATGGCCTATTGTATAGATAGATAATAGAACAAACATGAAAGAAACGTTTaagatatgttttttttgtttagaAACACTTTGCTCAATGACACACGCCGTTAGCTATCACCTCATTCCTTTCTTTTAGCATGTGAATGTAGTACACCACCATGCCTCAGGACACGTGTCCTTTCAGATTCCATTATGATTATTTAGTTGTGGACAACTCCCTCTCAACTCCCAACTCCTCATCATTGTACGTCATCTTGATTAGGCACATGTGTGTTTTATCCgtttctttatgaaaatatttagctAACTCCAGGTCAATAGCTAAAGCaaaggggctatagcagcacagAAGTAGATTACAAATACATGCTGGGCCGGGCATGCCTAAAGTCGTGAAGTAAGCGCTACTGGAGCGTGCGAAAAGGCCGACGCTCCAGCCTTTGAGAATCTCGCTCCGAGCTCCTGTCAAACTGGGATCGCTCTGCTCCAGCTCTACCCCCCAACATCTGGTGTGAACAGAAGTAGGATGTAATGCTGCTATTTTTCCGGTAGATGACAGCAGCGCATGCACCATTGGACAAAGTACGTCCGCGTTGTGGAAATTCTCCGTATTGTATGCCTTTTACAGGCCTCCGTAGTTTAAGAAACTTTCCTGACGGACGCTGACCTGCGTTTTGAAGCAAACCTAGCTACATTTTACAGGAAAAGGAAGGTAGTTAACATCAGCTACATGGGCAACTGAGTAGTTATTTTTAGTAATTCTCGGTCTGGCTTGCTAGCATGGCTAAATTGCCAATCATAACTAAGCGTACTAGCAAACGTTTAGGACTAGCTAGCAATCTAGCTAACTTCGCTAGCAGCTGCATGTGATGCATGCATGTTGAGCTTGCTAAATGTGATGTGTCTTTTTTCAGGAGGaatgttgttatgatgtgttcttTGGCTCTGTTCCCCCCACCGCTGTCCGGCGATGGAGAGACTTCTCAATACAACGAGTCCAACACAGATCCATCCGTCTGGTTTGAGGTGGGCGGGCTACCGTATCATTGTCAATCCCTACTACTGTTAACCGGGTGGGTAACatttgtggaacgttccaacaggaatctgttccaaaaaACTTCGCAAATAACAAAGGTTGCCAACAAAACAACGCATACAATTTTGAATAGCGGCAGAATAAGATGCCGGGTAGAGAGTGGGCTATTTCATAACGTTTTTCACTCACCACGTTTATTTCCCGAAAAATGTCTTTCCTCACTCTGGTAGCCTATGGGCAAACATTAAGAATAAGTTACGCGGTGAGTTGATCATGCTACTTTGTATGCGttgtttgttggcaaccttgtACTTGACAtttttggaacagattcctgttggaacgatccacaaattatacccaccccTGTTAACTTACTAGTCACCACTAGCTACAGTGTAACTTACCGAGTTGCCACAAACTGTCTGCCACTGCATTGCTTGGATGTTTAATGTTATCACCTAATATTAGGCAATGGTGTGTGTGGAGAGCAAGAGCTACAGTGTATGAATAATGTTGTATGTGTTTCCATTTTGCTGTAGGATTCACCTGCTCTGAATCTGTACTTCCCGCGAGAGTCACTGAAGCCTCACAGCCGCCAAGAGAGCAGCAGCAAGTCGGCCTTCAGGGACCACTGTGAGACGCTGTACACGAGGAGTgcaggggcttggtgtgtgtgtgtgtgtgtctctctctctctctcactctctctcactcgcaATTCTCGAAGCCCTGTTCACTAATCCCCACCTCTTGTCTGCTAGGCGTGATGCCGGCCTGTCTGGACTCCTAAATGAGATCGCCAACTCCAGTGCAGAGGGTGAGTGCCATGTTATCGTCGTTCTTTCACCGTCACGAAAGTATTACATGCAAGCGTGCGCTTTAGATAAGAAATTGTCATGCAAGACTTTGTATCTTTTTAAAGATGATCAATCTTGATAACCAAACGTGATAAAGAAGCATATTCCTACACCTAAAACTGCTCCAAAACACATTTATGTTCAAACATTTAAACGTTGGCCTCAGTTGACTACTGCATGCCACTGTTTTGATAACGCATCATCACTGACATCACTCGAATGGTTGGTCTGACAAGCAGCCCAGATTACAATGCATGTTATTAGCCTCATTGAGTGTTTTTTCATTTTGACAATTAAAAACATAGGAAAATAAGTGCCATTTTTAGAAGGCCGTTCCGTTAGAAATGAGTCGTGTAACGTGGCATGAATGAGAAATTGACAAAAATATATACCCTGCAAGGTTGGCTATCCATAGCTAGCCAGCTCGTCCAAACCACAGCAAGCTCAGCTGTCATTGATGGATGTTTTGCCATCTAGTGACCTAAGCGGGACGTCTTGCTACAGTTATTTTTACTATGGACATTGGCAGCATCATTTGGTAGCTCTCACCAATAGGTGCCATTGATTTAACAGGagtggacactgttaacaaccctgCATATTGGTAGCTAACTCTTTCAGAACAGACAGACACCTAACCATCTTGCATTGACTGAATACTCGCTTTTCTAGCCCAGGTATCTAGCTAGCCTCTCCTAGGTTTGGCACATCTGAAGTCCCTCACTGCAAACCATATTGAATACTGTTTTAAGGTGTAGTGTACATGATCTGCCAGCAAAAGTGACTTTGTTATTGTGGGCATTACCGTGCAGTTAGCCTGTTGGCTAGCTTTGGCTGTCGCAGTTTGTCCCGTTACCCATGTCAAAACTACTGTAATGTTTAACACAGCTAGAGCTTACCCTCCGAATGAACACAAAAACATGTGTAAGTGGGTTTTTGAATGAACAATAGGCGCTTATTCGATGCTAGCTACCTGCTTTGAATGTGATTGTAGACATCATGCATTTAGCTAGTTTACTAATGACGGGTAACAGTAGATCTTGATGCCTCTGCCCATGTAATGTAGCCAAGATGAATGTGCTCATATATGCAAATGCATTTTTGACCGGACTATACTGGCTTGTTATCGTGGTTGTgagtattttgttgtttttcgaTCTCAAATTGGTTGTTTTAGCTTTTCGTTTATTCACTTGTTTGATTACGgctgctcctgagtggcgcagaggtctaaggcactgcaccagtccctggttcgaatccaggctgcgtCACATCCCGCCGTGAttcggagtcccatagggcggcgcataattggtccagcgttgtccggggtttggcccggggtaggccatcattgtaaataagaatttgttcttacctgatttgcctagttaaataaaggttacattttttttaaaataaaataaaacatctctCGAAAAATGTGTAATATTATGTTCTAAAAGCATTTTCATACCATCACGTTCAACAAGGTTACCTAACCTCGACATGTAAACCAATGTTACAGGTTGATTTGAGTGTTTCAGTCCCTCTCCTAATTTGAGTGTGTTCCCAGTGCCTAAGTGGCTAGGGGTGAGCTCGAGCTGTGTCCTGGCCTTGCTACGCTGGGTTTCCTCCTTCCACAGCTCTCTGTTTCCTCACCTAACAGTAAGTGGTCCAGTCTGTCGTTTCACATGGCTAATTCTCAGGCAGTTCCAATCAAACAATACAGAACTTGCCGGGTGTGTGTTGGATTCTGCAGGCTTCTCTAAGTGACTGTCATTATTTTGCCCTTTGTCTTCAGTTGAGCAGCGAGGAAATGACCGCCGAGTTTTCCCAAGTGCTGGACTGGTAAGACTACCTTATTTAGTTGATGAATCCCCAGTCGGATCCTTAAATATACTCTCTCTTATGTTATGTATGTCCTTGTCAAATGTGAGGTATTTGTTTACTTTCACAAAAGCATGCTCTCTGAAATCATGGCTGAAGTATGCTATGTATCTGTAGTTGTCCTCCTGTTCTTGCTCCCTGTGTCTCAGGTCGGACTGTGCAGTGCGGGGCTTTGCCTGGCACCCACACACTCAGAAGTGTGCCGTGGCCCTTTCAGACGATTCCATCAAGATCTACAACCCCAAGAGGTTAAGTCTGTCGCaatggtgctctctctctctctctctctctctctctgtctctgtctctgtctctgtctctgtgtcattGACTATCAAACTCTACGGGCTGGCTTCGGATGaaacctacagtgcattcggaaagtattcagaccccttgacttcttccacgtTTTGTAACGTTACAGCGTTATTAGAACATTTGATtagataaaacattttcctcatcaatctacgtaCAGCACCCAATAATGAGAAAGTGAAAATGTTTGCAACTGTATTAAAAAAaacctgaaataccttatttacataagtattcagaccctttgctatgagcctcgaaattgagctccggtgcatcctgtttccattgatcagccttgagaagtttctacaacttggagtccacctgtagtaaattcaattgattggacatgatttggaaaggcacacacttgtctatataaggtcccacagttgacaatgcatgtcagagcaaataccaagccatgagatcgaaggacgtgtccgtagagctctgagataggattgtgtcggggcacagatCTAGTGAAGGGTATCTGCAGCACtgtgaaggtctccaagaacacagtgacctccatcattcttaaatggatgaagtttggaaccactcttcctagagctagccgcggggcaaaactgagcaattggggagaaggtccttggtcaggaggtccagagttccactgtgaataatgggagaaccttccagaatgacaaccatctctgcagcactccatcaatcaggcttttatggtagagtcaacagactgaagccactcctcagtaaaagacacatgacatcctgcttggagtttgccaaaaggcaactaaagactcgcagaccatgagaaacaagattctctggtctgatgaaaccaagatggaactctttggactgaatgccaagcatcacgtctggaggaaacctggcaccatccctacggtgaagcatggtggtggcagcatcatgctgtggggatgttttccagtggcagggactgggagactagccaggatcgagggaaagatgaacagaggaaagtacagagatcctcgatgaaaacctgctccaaagcactcaggacctcagactggggcgaatgttcaccttccaacaagacaacgaccctaagcacacagccaagacaacgcaggagacGCTTCTGggacttgagtggcccagccagagcctggacttgaacccaatctaatatctctggagagacctgaaaatagctgtgcagcgacactccccatccaacctgacagaacttgagaggatctgcagagaagaatgtgagaaactccccaaatacagctgtgccaagcttgtagtgtcatatccaagaagactcaaggctgtaatagctgccCGTCCTGTTTGTAcattgtcattacggggtatagtgtgtagattgatgaggaccaaaaaaacaaatgaatccattttagaataaggctttagcGTAACgatatggaataagtcaaggggacatactttccaaatgcactgtatgtcctcAATCGTATTGTCAGACCAGTGCAGTGTTTAAATTATGGCACCGTTCCTGCAGTGTTTACGTACGGTTTGTGAGTGaaattctctcttctctgtctccctgccttggtctccctgtctcttcgtctctctgtctctcgcacATTCTCTCTCCTCAGTGCTACTACTCCCACCCTGAAGCACCGTCTGCAGCGCAGTGTGGCGGCTCTGCAGTGGAAGCCTTTGTGTGCGTCTGCCCTGGCCGTCGCCTGTCACAACTGCCTGCTTGTCTGGCACGTGGACCCCACCTCACTttctaccaggtacacacacacacacacacacacttgtgtgcATTATAGAGTCATTTCTATGTCTTGAATGTTCTTTTTCCTCTgccctccctatttctctctcaatcttttttggtctccctccctcctacaggCCTTCCTCTGGCTGTGCCCAGGTCCTGTCTCACCCAGGCCATTCCCCCGTCACGTCCGTCGCATGGTCACCTAACGGACCTCTCCTGGTGTCGGCCTCTCCCAGGGACACTGCCATGCTGGTAGGAATCGTctcaatccacacacacacacaggatctgCTACTCGGCTGTGAAAGTATTTTACTGTGATGTCGTAAGCGCTTTGTgactcttgtctgtctctctctttctcgccgtctcctctctgtcaggtgtgGGACGTCGCTGTTGAGAGCTGTGTGCCTCTCCACCGcgtgggagggggaggagtctcGTACCTGTCTTGGTCTCCCGATGGCAGTCGTGTGCTGGCAGCtacaccctcctccctcttcagGTCAGAGACGGTAGTGCAGGAGAGCTTCGTGTAGTGTTGGTCGGCTTGATGTTTCtgtattactgtatgtgtgtgttatttaTGTGTTTGTGTTGCTGCAGGGTTTGGGAAACCAGGATGTGGACTTGCGAGCGGTGGCCTAGTCTGAAGGGACGCTGTCaggtgagattgtgtgtgtgtgtgtgtgtgtgtgtgtgtgtgtgtgtgtgtgtgtgtgtgtgtgtgtggctggctaactgtctctctgtaactGTCTAGTCTGGCTGTTGGAGTCCTGATGGGAGTCGGCTGCTCTTCAGTGTGCAAGGAGAGACCGTCATCTATGCCCTGACCTTCACTGAcaacccaggtacacacacacacaattccatGTACAATATGAGGCACTTCAACCTTTTTATAGTTGTTTACACTGCTGTGTGCTTGCGCTGTTTGTTTGGATGTGTGTTCTCCTCTTTGTCCACTAGGGGTGCCCTTAATGATGTCAGGTGGGCCAAAGGCAGCAACAGTGGTGGCCGACCTGTCCGAGACCACCTTAAATACACCTGACGGAGATATCACGTAAGGAAAGGCCCGTGTTAGCTGGTCCTTTACTTCACTAGTTGTCGATTACCCTCACCGATTGGATTGTTGCGTTTTGTCTATGTGTCAGGGTCGGAGGAGAGATCCAGTCATTGGCGTGGGATCCGAGAGGAGAGCGTCTAGCCGTGCATGTCAAAGGTCAGGCTTGTTCTGTCTCTTCCCACTTTCTCCGACTTCAGAGATTGTGTGTGTTTTGACGTCTTCTCTCCTTCGCTCACTTCCTCCCTCTCATCGGCTCCGCCAGGAGACGCCGGAGCAGGCCGCCCTGCCATGATCGCAGTGTTCAAGACTCAAATCAGCCCCGCTTTTAAGCTTCTGCCATGGTATGTGCTCTAGTATGTTACATTGCCAGGAAGGTATCTCAGTGGTAATCAGTTGTGTGTATCTCAGTGgtaataactgtgtgtgtgtgtcagtggtttTGTCCAGGGGG contains these protein-coding regions:
- the aaas gene encoding aladin; protein product: MMCSLALFPPPLSGDGETSQYNESNTDPSVWFEDSPALNLYFPRESLKPHSRQESSSKSAFRDHCETLYTRSAGAWRDAGLSGLLNEIANSSAEVPKWLGVSSSCVLALLRWVSSFHSSLFPHLTLSSEEMTAEFSQVLDWSDCAVRGFAWHPHTQKCAVALSDDSIKIYNPKSATTPTLKHRLQRSVAALQWKPLCASALAVACHNCLLVWHVDPTSLSTRPSSGCAQVLSHPGHSPVTSVAWSPNGPLLVSASPRDTAMLVWDVAVESCVPLHRVGGGGVSYLSWSPDGSRVLAATPSSLFRVWETRMWTCERWPSLKGRCQSGCWSPDGSRLLFSVQGETVIYALTFTDNPGVPLMMSGGPKAATVVADLSETTLNTPDGDITVGGEIQSLAWDPRGERLAVHVKGDAGAGRPAMIAVFKTQISPAFKLLPCGFVQGEAGTEPRLMQFNPNYQHGAQLTVCWSNGKITHMPFCFMSAGNPQPGLGGSPSLPLTQGRPADYNNQTLYTELIS